A window of the Palleronia sp. LCG004 genome harbors these coding sequences:
- a CDS encoding FAD-dependent oxidoreductase — protein sequence MSAHVIVIGGGLVGSAVAFGLLGEGQDVTILDEGDIALRASRGNFGLVWVQSKGDGMPEYAQWTRRSADLWSGFAEELADESGVETGYAKPGGMHLLLSEEALEARRDLNNRMHNVNGAAGYGAEILDRKALLEVLPGIGPDVVGGSYSPHDGHTNPLRTLRGLHGAIARRGGRYISGAGAQSITRDGEGYAVETPKGTFRGDRVVLAAGHGNKWLGPDVGLDIPLRPQKGQILVSERTAPFLPMPTHVVRQTDEGSVMFGDSHEDTGYGDTSSTDVIRDLSANAIRCFPHLASLRIVRSWGAVRVLSTDGFPIYQESESHPGVFSVNCHSGVTLAAAHALELAPMIAAGALSPELGVFSAKRFSHD from the coding sequence ATGAGCGCCCATGTGATCGTGATCGGCGGGGGCCTCGTGGGGTCCGCAGTGGCCTTCGGCCTTCTGGGCGAGGGGCAGGACGTGACCATCCTCGACGAGGGGGACATCGCGCTTCGGGCGAGCCGGGGGAATTTCGGGCTCGTCTGGGTGCAGTCCAAGGGCGACGGCATGCCCGAATACGCCCAGTGGACCCGGCGTTCGGCCGATCTCTGGTCGGGCTTCGCGGAGGAGCTGGCGGACGAGAGCGGCGTGGAAACCGGCTATGCCAAGCCCGGCGGGATGCACCTGTTGCTGTCGGAGGAGGCGCTGGAGGCCCGGCGCGATCTCAACAACCGGATGCACAACGTGAACGGGGCCGCGGGCTACGGGGCCGAGATCCTCGACCGCAAGGCGCTGCTGGAGGTGCTGCCGGGCATCGGCCCCGACGTGGTGGGGGGAAGCTATTCGCCCCATGACGGGCATACCAATCCGCTGCGCACCCTGCGCGGTCTGCACGGCGCGATCGCGCGGCGCGGCGGGCGTTACATCTCGGGCGCGGGGGCGCAGTCGATCACCCGCGACGGCGAGGGCTACGCGGTCGAGACACCGAAGGGCACGTTCCGCGGCGACCGCGTGGTGCTGGCGGCAGGTCACGGGAACAAGTGGCTCGGGCCCGATGTCGGGCTCGACATTCCGCTGCGGCCGCAGAAGGGGCAGATCCTCGTCTCGGAGAGGACCGCGCCGTTCCTGCCCATGCCCACCCATGTCGTCCGCCAGACCGACGAAGGGTCGGTCATGTTCGGCGACAGCCACGAGGATACGGGCTACGGCGATACCAGCTCCACCGACGTGATCCGCGACCTTTCGGCCAACGCGATCCGCTGCTTTCCGCATCTCGCCTCGCTCAGGATCGTGCGGAGCTGGGGTGCCGTCCGGGTGCTGAGCACCGACGGCTTCCCGATCTACCAGGAAAGCGAAAGCCATCCCGGCGTGTTCTCCGTCAATTGCCATTCGGGCGTGACCCTTGCCGCCGCGCATGCGCTCGAACTCGCTCCCATGATCGCCGCGGGGGCACTCTCCCCCGAGCTCGGCGTCTTCTCTGCAAAGAGGTTCTCCCATGACTGA
- a CDS encoding glucose/sorbosone family PQQ-dependent dehydrogenase translates to MAVNCVTNGRRNRFLATAASAALVLSAGLAGAQVIPEEIETGDASLFSSRVLTTGLDNPWAMRWGPDDMIWLTERTSGEVTRVDPANGAQQVLLALDDVYTGPQHEGLLGLALHPELMQGTGNDYVYIGYTVNDGTAEEPDPSAQIVRYTYDDDLQQLVEPTILIEGLPAWNDHNAGRVVFGPDGKIYYSIGEQGANFGRNQRRPNLAQVLPTAEEVENENWRTYSGKILRLDPDGSIPEDNPEIDGVRSHIYSYGHRNPQGLSFGPDGRLYEAEHGPASDDELNLIQAGGNYGWPRVAGNIDDKAYIYINWSEAPEDVSLNADPVPDSVPQFPESEFEGDMVAPLATFWTVEDDYPIGEICGYICDPTIAPSSLFYYDAGEDGIAEWDNSVLLPTLKHGTLYVQELSEDGTAAEGDPVAWLSTQNRYRDVILGPDNRTVFIATDAFGSAAQKFGEGLNTSVLHNPGAILMFTYGEEGEGLGFADGPETVQEARAGDGASADAPQEWEDPETGKAGEGEGPETAASVTEDSNIDDVAALGGPKYAETCAMCHGPSGNGGAGAVLAENENLADAGFVADVLVHGYGYMPAFGDQLGDNDIAEITTYIRNSWGNDFGVLTTEQVKDAR, encoded by the coding sequence ATGGCAGTCAACTGCGTTACCAACGGACGTCGGAACAGGTTCCTGGCCACGGCGGCATCTGCCGCATTGGTGCTGAGCGCGGGCCTCGCCGGCGCGCAGGTGATCCCCGAAGAGATCGAGACCGGAGACGCCTCGCTCTTTTCGTCGCGCGTCCTGACGACGGGCCTCGACAACCCCTGGGCGATGCGCTGGGGGCCGGACGACATGATCTGGCTGACCGAACGCACCAGCGGCGAGGTCACGCGTGTCGATCCCGCGAACGGTGCGCAACAGGTCCTGCTGGCCCTGGACGACGTCTATACCGGGCCCCAGCATGAAGGTCTGCTGGGCCTCGCCCTGCATCCCGAACTGATGCAGGGGACCGGCAACGACTACGTCTATATCGGCTACACGGTGAATGACGGCACCGCCGAAGAGCCCGACCCGTCGGCGCAGATCGTGCGCTATACCTACGATGACGATCTGCAGCAGCTGGTCGAGCCGACGATCCTGATCGAGGGACTGCCGGCCTGGAACGACCACAATGCCGGGCGCGTGGTCTTCGGGCCGGACGGCAAGATCTACTATTCGATCGGCGAGCAGGGGGCCAATTTCGGGCGCAACCAGCGCCGGCCGAACCTCGCGCAGGTCCTGCCGACGGCGGAGGAGGTCGAGAACGAGAACTGGCGCACCTATTCCGGCAAGATCCTGCGCCTCGATCCCGACGGGTCGATCCCCGAGGACAACCCGGAAATCGACGGCGTGCGGAGCCACATCTACAGCTACGGCCACCGGAACCCGCAGGGCCTGTCCTTCGGGCCGGACGGACGGCTCTACGAGGCCGAGCACGGCCCCGCGTCCGACGACGAGCTCAACCTCATCCAGGCGGGCGGCAATTACGGCTGGCCGCGGGTGGCGGGAAACATCGACGACAAGGCGTATATCTATATCAACTGGAGCGAAGCGCCCGAGGATGTGAGCCTGAACGCGGACCCGGTGCCCGACAGCGTGCCGCAATTCCCCGAAAGCGAGTTCGAAGGCGACATGGTCGCCCCCCTCGCCACGTTCTGGACCGTGGAAGACGATTATCCGATCGGCGAGATCTGCGGCTATATCTGCGACCCCACCATCGCGCCATCGTCGCTGTTCTATTACGATGCGGGCGAGGACGGGATCGCCGAATGGGACAATTCCGTCCTGCTTCCGACCCTGAAGCACGGCACGCTCTACGTGCAGGAACTGTCGGAGGACGGAACCGCGGCCGAGGGCGATCCTGTCGCCTGGCTGTCCACCCAGAACAGGTATCGCGACGTGATCCTGGGGCCCGACAACCGCACGGTGTTCATCGCCACCGATGCGTTCGGGTCGGCCGCGCAGAAATTCGGCGAGGGGCTCAACACCTCCGTCCTGCACAATCCGGGCGCGATCCTGATGTTCACCTATGGCGAGGAGGGCGAGGGGCTCGGATTTGCCGACGGCCCCGAGACCGTCCAGGAGGCCCGCGCGGGCGACGGCGCATCCGCCGATGCGCCGCAGGAATGGGAAGACCCCGAAACCGGCAAGGCGGGCGAGGGCGAGGGCCCGGAGACCGCGGCCTCGGTCACCGAGGACTCGAACATCGACGATGTCGCGGCGCTTGGCGGACCGAAATACGCCGAGACCTGCGCCATGTGCCATGGCCCGTCGGGCAATGGCGGTGCCGGTGCCGTCCTGGCCGAGAACGAGAACCTCGCGGATGCCGGGTTCGTCGCCGATGTCCTCGTTCACGGCTATGGCTACATGCCCGCCTTCGGGGACCAGCTGGGCGACAACGACATCGCCGAGATCACGACCTATATCCGGAACAGCTGGGGCAACGATTTCGGCGTGCTCACGACGGAGCAGGTGAAGGACGCGCGGTAA
- a CDS encoding ABC transporter permease, which translates to MSRPYLLSAPALALFGALLVAPLAMTFVLSLNSFDFYEGISSTFSLANYAEVLGDAYFYEIFGRTFAIALVTTAFCALLGTPLAYFLMRMNPFPRSIMVLIVLGPLLISVVVRTLGWAILLGNRGVINTFLLDWGLIERPIRMMYTSGGIVVALTHVFVPFMVLAVWAALQRQDSATEAAAESLGAGPLTVFRRIVLPQAMPGILSGPLICFSLAASAFATPALLGGRRVKVVATTVHDEFLNTLNWPLGAAISMLLLVSILTVMITWNRYVETRVGRAYA; encoded by the coding sequence ATGAGCCGCCCCTATCTTCTGTCCGCCCCGGCGCTCGCGCTGTTCGGCGCGCTTCTCGTCGCGCCGCTGGCGATGACCTTCGTGCTCAGCCTCAACAGCTTCGACTTCTACGAGGGGATCAGCTCGACCTTCAGCCTCGCGAACTATGCCGAGGTGCTGGGCGACGCGTATTTCTACGAGATCTTCGGGCGCACCTTCGCCATCGCCCTCGTCACGACCGCGTTCTGCGCGTTGCTGGGGACGCCGCTGGCCTATTTCCTCATGCGGATGAACCCGTTCCCGCGCAGCATCATGGTGCTGATCGTGCTGGGTCCGCTGCTGATCTCGGTGGTGGTGCGGACGCTCGGCTGGGCGATCCTGCTGGGCAATCGCGGGGTCATCAACACGTTCCTCCTGGATTGGGGGCTGATCGAGCGACCGATCCGGATGATGTACACCTCGGGCGGCATCGTCGTGGCGCTGACCCATGTCTTCGTGCCGTTCATGGTGCTTGCGGTCTGGGCCGCGCTGCAGCGGCAGGATTCCGCGACGGAAGCGGCGGCCGAATCCCTCGGGGCGGGTCCGCTGACCGTGTTCCGCAGGATCGTCCTGCCGCAGGCGATGCCGGGCATCCTGTCGGGACCGCTGATCTGCTTCTCGCTCGCGGCCTCGGCCTTCGCGACCCCCGCGCTGCTCGGCGGGCGGCGGGTGAAGGTCGTGGCGACCACCGTCCATGACGAGTTCCTCAACACGCTCAACTGGCCTCTCGGGGCCGCCATCTCGATGCTGCTCCTCGTCTCGATCCTGACCGTCATGATCACGTGGAACCGTTACGTCGAGACCCGGGTCGGGAGGGCCTACGCATGA
- a CDS encoding ABC transporter permease has translation MRHNGVLANLYCILFAVFMLAPIVVVIGVSFTPTGFLEFPPSGLSLRWFRAILDNPDFIDAAILSLQLAAASATISTVLAVPAALAIGQGKFPGREALLALLMSPLMVPTVVLGIAFLRFLTLIGLSGSFTGLMLCHAVVVMPFVLRLVLASIVGLDRSVDRAAISLGATDWAVFRRITLPSILPGIVGGWVLAFITSFDEVTVTIFIVNPSTTTLPVRLFSYIAQTTDPLVASVSTMAILFTVVLMLVVDRLYGLDRLLIGEGKR, from the coding sequence ATGAGACATAACGGAGTTCTCGCAAACCTCTACTGCATCCTCTTCGCGGTCTTCATGCTGGCCCCGATCGTCGTGGTGATCGGCGTGTCCTTCACGCCCACGGGCTTTCTCGAATTCCCGCCATCGGGCCTGTCGCTGCGCTGGTTCCGGGCGATCCTCGACAATCCCGACTTCATCGACGCGGCGATCCTGAGCCTGCAGCTCGCGGCGGCCTCGGCCACCATCTCGACGGTGCTGGCCGTGCCCGCGGCCCTGGCCATCGGGCAGGGCAAGTTCCCCGGCCGCGAGGCGCTGCTGGCGCTGCTGATGTCGCCCCTGATGGTGCCGACCGTCGTCCTCGGCATCGCGTTCCTGCGGTTCCTGACGCTCATCGGTCTGTCGGGCAGCTTCACCGGACTGATGCTGTGTCATGCCGTCGTGGTCATGCCCTTCGTGCTGCGCCTCGTCCTGGCGTCGATCGTGGGCCTCGACCGGTCGGTGGACCGGGCGGCGATCTCGCTCGGGGCGACGGACTGGGCGGTGTTCCGGCGCATCACGCTGCCCTCGATCCTGCCGGGCATCGTCGGTGGCTGGGTGCTGGCATTCATCACCAGCTTCGACGAGGTGACGGTGACGATCTTCATCGTGAACCCCTCGACCACCACGCTGCCGGTGCGTCTCTTCTCCTACATCGCCCAGACCACCGACCCGCTGGTGGCGTCGGTCTCGACCATGGCGATCCTCTTCACCGTCGTGCTGATGCTGGTCGTGGACCGGCTCTACGGGCTCGACCGACTTCTTATCGGGGAGGGCAAGCGATGA
- a CDS encoding ABC transporter substrate-binding protein, with the protein MIRTSLLTATMLTCAAGAHAQETLTVGGYGGSFETLMKELIIPQFEEEHDVTIAFVPGNSTENLARLQAQKSAQELDVVILDDGPMYQADALGFCAPLEESEVKGELYDLAKISDNATGIGFVATGFAYNTEWFEREGWEPPSSWEDLTDEKYSGILSIPPISNTYGLHTLVMMARMNGGGEEDIDPGFTAMADEVAPNVLVFEPSSGRMSELFQSEEIAVSIWGSGRVKSLADTGFPATFAYPEEGAVALMLAACPVVDSNVPEVSQQFIDYLLDPEIQVRIADAMGAGPVNKNSELPPELAESLPYGDKIDDLLAVDWDVINPARQEWTARFAREVER; encoded by the coding sequence ATGATCAGAACCTCATTGCTCACTGCGACGATGCTGACATGCGCGGCCGGCGCCCATGCCCAGGAGACGCTGACCGTCGGCGGCTACGGCGGTTCCTTCGAGACGCTGATGAAGGAGCTGATCATCCCGCAATTCGAGGAGGAGCACGACGTCACCATCGCGTTCGTTCCCGGCAACTCGACCGAGAACCTCGCGCGGCTTCAGGCGCAGAAATCGGCGCAGGAACTCGACGTGGTGATCCTCGACGACGGGCCGATGTACCAGGCCGACGCGCTGGGGTTCTGCGCGCCGCTGGAGGAGTCCGAGGTCAAGGGGGAGCTCTACGATCTGGCAAAGATCAGCGACAACGCGACCGGGATCGGCTTCGTCGCCACGGGCTTCGCCTACAACACCGAGTGGTTCGAGCGTGAAGGCTGGGAGCCGCCCTCGAGCTGGGAGGACCTGACCGACGAGAAGTATTCGGGCATCCTGTCGATCCCGCCGATCTCGAACACCTACGGGCTGCACACGCTGGTGATGATGGCGCGCATGAACGGCGGCGGCGAGGAGGACATCGATCCGGGCTTCACCGCCATGGCCGACGAGGTCGCGCCGAACGTCCTGGTGTTCGAGCCGTCCTCGGGGCGCATGTCCGAGCTCTTCCAGAGCGAGGAGATCGCGGTGTCGATCTGGGGATCGGGCCGGGTGAAATCGCTTGCCGATACCGGCTTCCCGGCGACCTTCGCCTATCCCGAGGAAGGTGCCGTGGCGCTCATGCTCGCGGCCTGCCCGGTCGTGGACAGCAACGTGCCCGAGGTGTCGCAGCAATTCATCGACTACCTGCTCGACCCCGAGATCCAGGTGAGGATCGCCGATGCCATGGGTGCGGGCCCGGTCAACAAGAACTCCGAACTGCCGCCCGAGCTGGCCGAGAGCCTGCCCTACGGCGACAAGATCGACGACCTGCTGGCGGTGGACTGGGACGTCATCAACCCCGCCCGCCAGGAATGGACCGCCCGCTTCGCCCGCGAAGTCGAGCGCTGA
- a CDS encoding LysR substrate-binding domain-containing protein, protein MGRPNFRRIEAFNAVMRSGSITRAAEALFVSQPAVSKLVSAFEHSCGFALFTRAHGRLLPTPEARRLFVETENLITGLERVDSITRSIAQAERGEIAVAAFPALSLRFLPREAARMLDTRPEVEMTLLTRNSPDIVSAMLSRSADFGLSLLPTQETSLQCSPFAEFSMVLALPEDHPLSAQDVVDTPQLEGERLISLGRDDQSFRIVGEAFVRAETRVSHRIEVQMADSAIVMVAEGHGIALVPSCSTIGWEDRGVAFRPLAERLTMTVWLYASRWEPMSNLAGHLLSRLRTALAESEAHFYPEPREGGTA, encoded by the coding sequence ATGGGTCGTCCGAATTTCCGGCGGATCGAGGCTTTCAACGCGGTGATGCGCAGCGGTTCGATCACGCGGGCCGCCGAGGCGCTTTTCGTGAGCCAGCCAGCCGTCAGCAAGCTCGTCTCCGCCTTCGAGCATTCCTGTGGATTCGCGCTCTTCACGCGCGCGCATGGCCGCCTTCTTCCCACGCCCGAGGCGCGCCGCCTCTTCGTCGAGACCGAGAACCTCATCACCGGGCTCGAACGTGTCGACAGCATCACGAGATCCATCGCCCAGGCCGAACGCGGAGAGATCGCGGTCGCGGCCTTCCCCGCCCTGTCCCTGCGCTTCCTCCCGCGCGAGGCGGCCCGCATGCTCGATACCCGCCCCGAGGTCGAGATGACGCTCCTGACGCGGAACTCGCCCGATATCGTCTCGGCCATGCTCTCGCGCTCCGCGGATTTCGGGCTGTCTCTTCTGCCCACGCAGGAGACGAGCCTGCAATGCTCGCCCTTCGCCGAGTTCTCGATGGTCCTCGCGCTGCCCGAGGATCATCCGCTGAGCGCTCAGGACGTCGTGGACACCCCCCAGCTCGAGGGCGAGCGGCTTATCTCGCTCGGGCGCGACGATCAATCCTTCCGCATCGTGGGAGAGGCCTTCGTCCGTGCCGAAACACGGGTGAGCCACAGGATCGAGGTCCAGATGGCCGATTCCGCCATCGTCATGGTGGCCGAGGGCCACGGCATCGCCCTCGTCCCGAGCTGTAGCACGATCGGATGGGAGGATCGCGGCGTCGCCTTCCGTCCGCTGGCGGAACGGCTGACCATGACCGTCTGGCTCTATGCCTCGCGGTGGGAGCCGATGTCGAACCTCGCGGGACATCTCCTCTCCCGCCTCCGGACGGCCCTGGCCGAAAGCGAGGCGCATTTCTATCCCGAACCCCGCGAGGGCGGGACCGCCTGA
- a CDS encoding (2Fe-2S)-binding protein: MTDPSPRRLDESGAPVRFEFEGREIVAREGDSVALALAASGIRHLRDSVVSGDPRGMYCMMGTCFDCLVEIDGQPNRQACMTPVSEGLNVRIQRGAPVVGESA; this comes from the coding sequence ATGACTGATCCCTCCCCCAGACGTCTCGACGAGAGCGGCGCCCCCGTCCGGTTCGAGTTCGAGGGCCGCGAAATCGTCGCCCGCGAAGGCGACAGCGTCGCGCTGGCGCTCGCGGCATCGGGTATCCGCCACCTGCGCGATTCCGTCGTCTCGGGCGATCCGCGCGGGATGTACTGCATGATGGGCACGTGCTTCGACTGCCTGGTGGAGATCGACGGCCAGCCCAACCGGCAGGCCTGCATGACCCCGGTGAGCGAGGGGCTGAACGTGCGCATCCAGCGCGGTGCCCCGGTCGTGGGAGAAAGCGCATGA
- a CDS encoding FAD-dependent oxidoreductase — MSRSADLVVIGGGIHGCAAALFCAKRGLKVILLEKETIARHASGANAGGVRRLGRHLAEVPISVRSMALWHRIGEILDDDTGFSVAPQIKVAETEAELDTLRARVRELNGMGFFHEVILERAELRAHLPAVADHAVGGLAVLDDGFAQPFWTTFAFANQARREGVDIRENHESTRIERKDGAWHVEANGETFVAPKLLNTAGAWGGRLAESLGERAPLEPVAPMMIVTGRLPHFCDAVVGAAGRPLSFKQMPNGTCVIGGGRRGRADAGSGLSEILFPELRRTAETAMSLFPIMRGASIVRSWSGVEGRMPDDIPVIGPSTRHEGLYHAFGYSAHGFQMGPGVGELMAELISTGATQSPIAPFSIGRFAQG, encoded by the coding sequence ATGAGCCGCTCCGCCGACCTCGTCGTCATCGGCGGCGGCATCCACGGCTGCGCCGCGGCGCTGTTCTGCGCCAAGCGCGGTCTGAAGGTGATCCTGCTCGAGAAGGAGACGATCGCGCGCCATGCCTCCGGCGCGAATGCGGGCGGGGTCCGGCGGCTGGGCCGGCACCTTGCCGAGGTGCCGATCTCGGTCCGGTCCATGGCGCTCTGGCATCGCATCGGAGAGATCCTCGACGACGATACCGGCTTTTCCGTCGCGCCGCAGATCAAGGTGGCCGAGACCGAGGCCGAGCTGGACACCCTGCGCGCCCGCGTTCGGGAGCTGAACGGGATGGGGTTCTTTCACGAGGTGATCCTCGAAAGGGCCGAGCTGCGCGCGCATCTGCCCGCCGTGGCCGACCATGCCGTGGGCGGGCTGGCCGTGCTCGACGACGGGTTCGCCCAGCCCTTCTGGACCACGTTCGCCTTTGCCAACCAGGCCCGGCGCGAGGGTGTCGACATTCGCGAGAACCACGAATCGACGCGGATCGAGCGGAAGGACGGGGCATGGCATGTCGAGGCGAACGGCGAGACCTTCGTCGCGCCGAAGCTGCTGAACACCGCCGGGGCATGGGGCGGACGCCTGGCCGAGAGCCTCGGGGAGCGCGCGCCGCTGGAGCCCGTCGCGCCCATGATGATCGTCACCGGGCGCCTGCCGCATTTCTGCGATGCGGTCGTGGGGGCCGCGGGCCGGCCGCTCAGCTTCAAGCAGATGCCGAACGGAACCTGCGTGATCGGGGGCGGACGCCGCGGCCGTGCCGATGCGGGATCGGGATTGTCGGAGATTCTTTTCCCCGAGCTGAGACGCACCGCCGAGACGGCCATGTCGCTTTTCCCGATCATGCGGGGGGCGTCGATCGTGCGCAGCTGGTCGGGGGTGGAGGGGCGGATGCCCGACGACATTCCCGTCATCGGACCCTCGACGCGTCACGAGGGGCTTTACCACGCTTTCGGCTATTCGGCCCACGGCTTCCAGATGGGGCCGGGGGTCGGCGAATTGATGGCCGAGCTCATCTCGACCGGGGCGACGCAATCGCCGATCGCGCCGTTCTCCATCGGACGGTTCGCCCAAGGCTGA
- a CDS encoding FAD/NAD(P)-binding oxidoreductase, with amino-acid sequence MKTVDLLVIGAGPAGMSAATEATAQGLSTLVMDEQTAPGGQIYRSVEGAARDRLGILGEDYAKGGEIARAFRESGADYMTGALVWNIGTDRVVDYSRNGRSGQIRAGSILVATGAVERPVPIPGWTLPGVTTAGAMQIMLKSGGVVFENAVLMGSGPLLWLLAAQMVDAGCPPRAVIENLPKGRLMEAARKLKGTWAGRGYLRKGAQLMWKVRRAGVEVHSSATDLRVEGEGQAEAVAFRKGGTEHRIETASVALHQGVVPNQQITRLLRADHVWDANQHAFRPVLDETGRTSVEWLWVAGDGGGIFGAASAALQGRVAALAIAGKTGNAARLQDELRRDGAVRPFLEALYAPAPDVLRPKDETIVCRCEEVTAGQIRKATEQGAPGPNQVKSLLRTGMGPCQGRVCGLAVAQIVADTQGVTPAGDAYFRIRPPLKPIPLSELANFVVDDEEEEVAE; translated from the coding sequence ATGAAGACGGTCGACCTTCTCGTGATCGGTGCCGGCCCCGCCGGCATGTCCGCTGCCACCGAGGCGACCGCGCAGGGGCTTTCCACCCTCGTCATGGACGAGCAGACCGCGCCGGGCGGCCAGATCTATCGCTCGGTCGAGGGGGCGGCCCGCGATCGCCTCGGCATCCTCGGCGAGGACTACGCCAAGGGCGGCGAGATCGCCCGCGCCTTCCGCGAGAGCGGTGCCGACTACATGACCGGCGCGCTGGTCTGGAACATCGGAACCGACCGCGTGGTCGATTACAGCCGGAACGGCCGGTCGGGGCAGATCCGGGCCGGCAGCATCCTGGTGGCCACGGGCGCCGTCGAGCGCCCGGTCCCGATCCCCGGCTGGACGCTTCCGGGCGTGACGACCGCGGGGGCCATGCAGATCATGCTGAAATCGGGCGGCGTCGTCTTCGAGAACGCCGTCCTCATGGGGTCGGGCCCGCTGCTGTGGCTTCTGGCCGCGCAGATGGTCGATGCGGGCTGTCCGCCCCGCGCCGTGATCGAGAACCTGCCGAAAGGTCGCCTGATGGAGGCCGCCCGGAAGCTGAAGGGCACCTGGGCGGGCCGCGGCTATCTCAGGAAGGGCGCGCAGCTCATGTGGAAGGTGCGCCGCGCGGGGGTGGAGGTCCATTCCAGTGCCACGGATCTGCGCGTCGAGGGCGAGGGGCAGGCCGAGGCGGTCGCATTCCGCAAGGGCGGGACCGAGCACAGGATCGAGACGGCGAGCGTCGCGCTGCATCAGGGGGTCGTTCCCAACCAGCAGATCACCCGCCTTCTGCGCGCCGATCATGTCTGGGACGCGAACCAGCATGCGTTCCGGCCCGTGCTGGACGAGACGGGTCGCACCAGTGTCGAGTGGCTCTGGGTCGCGGGTGACGGGGGCGGCATCTTCGGCGCGGCCTCGGCCGCGTTGCAGGGCCGTGTCGCCGCGCTCGCGATTGCGGGAAAGACGGGGAATGCCGCGCGCCTGCAGGACGAGCTCAGACGCGACGGGGCCGTGCGGCCCTTTCTCGAGGCGCTCTATGCGCCCGCGCCGGACGTGCTGCGTCCGAAGGACGAGACGATCGTCTGCCGTTGCGAGGAGGTGACCGCCGGGCAGATCCGGAAGGCGACCGAGCAGGGCGCGCCCGGCCCCAATCAGGTCAAGTCGCTCCTGCGGACGGGCATGGGGCCGTGCCAGGGGCGGGTCTGCGGCCTTGCCGTGGCGCAGATCGTGGCCGACACGCAGGGCGTGACGCCCGCGGGCGACGCCTATTTCCGCATCCGTCCGCCGCTGAAGCCGATCCCGCTGTCGGAGCTCGCCAATTTCGTCGTCGATGACGAGGAGGAGGAGGTGGCCGAATGA
- a CDS encoding ABC transporter ATP-binding protein produces the protein MALLELSSVTKKYGETRAVDDLSFDIERGSFVSLLGPSGCGKTTTLQMIAGFEPVTSGEIRLNGRDLLGIPARKRGLGIVFQTYALFMHMTAAQNVAFGLEMRSIGKTERQRRVKNALDLVHLSHLADRYPRAMSGGQRQRVALARALVIEPDLLLLDEPLSNLDAKLREEMQLELRRIQRDADVTTLMVTHDQAEAMALSDRVVVMKDGRLQQDAAPFDVYETPTTSFVSSFLGKSNNVDATLTGSTPAGSTIEAGGMQLAGPATDLAPGPVEIALRPERIEVTDTDPIMKGKVLERVFLGNQWLMRVEAPLGDLLILRRNAGRREAEVGDTVGLGWKPEHLRILPRPEAPR, from the coding sequence ATGGCGCTTCTCGAACTTTCGTCCGTCACCAAGAAATACGGCGAGACACGCGCCGTCGACGATCTGAGCTTCGATATCGAACGGGGCAGCTTCGTCTCGCTTCTCGGGCCCTCGGGCTGCGGGAAGACGACGACGCTCCAGATGATCGCGGGCTTCGAGCCGGTCACATCGGGCGAGATCCGACTGAACGGGCGCGACCTGCTGGGAATCCCGGCCCGCAAGCGCGGGCTCGGCATCGTGTTCCAGACATACGCTCTCTTCATGCACATGACCGCGGCGCAGAACGTGGCATTCGGGCTCGAGATGCGGTCGATCGGCAAGACCGAGCGCCAGCGCCGGGTGAAGAATGCCCTGGACCTCGTCCATCTCAGCCACCTCGCCGACCGCTATCCGCGCGCCATGTCCGGCGGTCAGCGCCAGCGCGTCGCGCTTGCCCGCGCGCTGGTGATCGAGCCGGACCTGCTGCTGCTCGACGAGCCGCTGTCGAATCTCGATGCCAAGCTGCGCGAGGAGATGCAGCTCGAGCTGCGGCGCATCCAGCGCGATGCGGACGTCACGACGTTGATGGTCACCCACGACCAGGCCGAGGCGATGGCCCTGTCGGACCGCGTGGTGGTCATGAAGGACGGACGCCTCCAGCAGGATGCGGCGCCCTTCGACGTCTACGAGACGCCCACGACCTCGTTCGTGTCCTCCTTCCTCGGCAAGAGCAACAACGTGGACGCCACCCTGACCGGATCGACCCCGGCGGGCTCGACGATCGAGGCGGGGGGCATGCAGCTTGCCGGGCCGGCCACCGACCTCGCCCCCGGCCCCGTGGAGATCGCCCTGCGCCCCGAGCGCATCGAGGTGACGGACACGGACCCCATCATGAAGGGCAAGGTCCTCGAGCGCGTCTTCCTGGGCAACCAGTGGCTGATGCGGGTCGAGGCCCCGCTGGGAGACCTCCTGATCCTGCGCCGCAATGCCGGGCGCCGCGAGGCCGAGGTGGGCGACACCGTCGGGCTGGGCTGGAAGCCCGAGCATCTGCGCATCCTGCCGCGCCCGGAGGCCCCTCGATGA